A single region of the Salipaludibacillus sp. LMS25 genome encodes:
- the mqnC gene encoding cyclic dehypoxanthinyl futalosine synthase gives MSIDHILDRVRQGERLSVDDAIELYKSDDVEKMGDLANDIMKRWHPKPETTFVIGRNVNYTNLCDTYCRFCAFYRPPNAKDGYVLDNEEIFRKIQETIDVNGTEILMQGGTNPNLPFSYYINLLREIKKRFNITMHSFSPAEIYKMVEVSGLSLEEVLKELREAGLDSVPGGGAEILDNRTRRRISRLKGTWEEWIDCMKAVKKAGMHGTATMVIGFGETYEERALHLQRVRDAQDEADCFLAFISWTFQPDNTNMKGEKITSRDYLKNLAISRIFLDNIANFQTSWVTMGPETGKKSLSYGCNDFGSTMIEENVVSAAGATYKVDTNLIIRFIREAGKIPVQRDTKYNHIRTFKEGEKAERDFVMQN, from the coding sequence ATGAGCATTGATCACATTCTTGATCGGGTAAGACAAGGGGAGCGTCTCTCAGTTGATGATGCCATTGAACTATACAAGAGTGATGACGTAGAAAAAATGGGAGACCTAGCTAATGACATTATGAAAAGGTGGCACCCTAAACCTGAAACGACCTTTGTTATTGGCAGAAATGTTAACTATACGAACCTGTGTGATACATATTGCCGGTTTTGTGCTTTTTATCGTCCGCCAAATGCGAAAGATGGTTATGTATTAGATAACGAAGAAATTTTCAGGAAAATACAAGAAACGATAGATGTGAATGGTACAGAAATTTTGATGCAAGGTGGGACGAATCCCAATTTACCTTTTAGTTATTATATAAACTTATTGAGAGAAATAAAGAAACGCTTTAATATAACAATGCATTCTTTTTCGCCGGCAGAGATTTATAAAATGGTTGAAGTATCGGGACTTTCCTTAGAGGAAGTGTTAAAAGAGCTCCGTGAGGCTGGACTTGATTCTGTCCCAGGAGGTGGCGCGGAAATTCTTGATAACCGAACTCGACGCCGGATTAGCCGTCTAAAAGGTACGTGGGAAGAATGGATTGACTGCATGAAGGCAGTTAAAAAAGCAGGTATGCATGGAACAGCTACCATGGTCATCGGTTTTGGAGAAACGTATGAAGAAAGAGCGTTGCATCTTCAAAGAGTACGTGATGCTCAAGATGAGGCCGATTGTTTCCTAGCCTTTATTTCATGGACGTTCCAACCTGACAATACGAATATGAAAGGGGAAAAAATAACCTCACGAGATTATTTGAAGAACCTTGCTATATCTCGTATTTTCCTCGATAATATTGCTAATTTTCAAACGTCATGGGTGACGATGGGACCTGAAACAGGAAAGAAATCCCTTTCCTATGGTTGTAACGATTTTGGCAGTACCATGATAGAGGAGAATGTTGTGTCAGCGGCAGGTGCCACTTATAAAGTAGACACGAACCTCATTATCCGCTTCATTCGTGAAGCTGGTAAAATACCTGTTCAACGGGATACGAAGTACAACCATATCCGTACCTTTAAAGAGGGGGAAAAAGCGGAACGAGATTTTGTCATGCAAAATTAG
- a CDS encoding putative sporulation protein YtxC: MLVIEFKDSHIGEAFYHQLKESLAVTERSNDELIHIHFKEKETLTTLSIEGVNSLRKDEQQAIISVLTNVTITHFFQKWLREFLKEMFHYEDEQEIHAIIQTAKSLFYPTDGEKDRKLTMTFLQWQQDIFHKLAPFVENNISFSFDSFLFFRLKPSREKLLSLTEMAIDEYKMELEYQLMLDRCREFLKRQSPRVHTVYVFLKNGIEFYDSEMKKISVQQIYEWLKTGTPFEKNLPVNERMIGPLVSMAPKKIIIDSAYCDDDLYHTLKNIFEERLFTSSMTFVQKPPSVKRSSFQS; this comes from the coding sequence TTGTTAGTTATTGAGTTTAAGGATTCCCACATCGGTGAAGCCTTTTATCATCAACTGAAAGAATCATTAGCTGTAACAGAACGATCGAATGACGAGCTCATTCATATTCACTTTAAAGAAAAGGAGACACTGACAACATTGTCAATTGAAGGAGTAAATTCTTTACGGAAAGATGAGCAGCAAGCTATTATAAGTGTTCTTACGAATGTGACAATCACTCATTTTTTCCAAAAGTGGTTAAGAGAATTCCTTAAAGAGATGTTTCATTATGAGGATGAACAAGAAATTCACGCTATTATTCAAACGGCTAAATCATTATTTTATCCAACGGATGGGGAGAAAGACAGAAAGCTAACCATGACTTTTCTACAATGGCAGCAAGACATTTTTCACAAGTTGGCACCATTTGTGGAGAATAACATTTCATTTTCCTTTGATTCGTTTTTGTTTTTCCGATTGAAGCCGTCCCGTGAGAAATTGTTATCTTTAACGGAAATGGCCATTGACGAATACAAAATGGAATTGGAATACCAATTAATGCTTGATCGTTGTCGTGAATTTTTAAAAAGACAATCACCAAGAGTTCATACTGTCTACGTTTTCTTGAAAAATGGGATTGAGTTTTATGATAGTGAGATGAAAAAAATATCTGTCCAACAAATTTATGAATGGTTAAAAACAGGGACGCCATTTGAGAAAAATTTACCCGTAAATGAACGAATGATCGGGCCTCTTGTCAGTATGGCACCAAAGAAAATTATTATAGATTCTGCTTATTGTGACGATGACTTATATCATACGCTTAAAAATATTTTTGAGGAACGGCTTTTTACCTCTTCTATGACATTTGTTCAAAAACCACCTTCTGTCAAAAGATCTTCATTTCAGTCTTGA